Proteins from a single region of Acidianus ambivalens:
- a CDS encoding V-type ATP synthase subunit B, translating to METTLNVREFSNISMIKGPLMVVKGVTDAGYNELVEIEMENGEKRRGIVVDSQLGMAVVQVFEGTTGISPTGTNVKFLGRGLEVKISDEMLGRVFNPLGEPLDNGPPVISGEKRDINGSAINPAVRDYPEEFIQTGISAIDGLNSLLRGQKLPIFSGSGLPANILAAQIAKQATVRGEESNFAVVFAAIGIRYDDALFFRKFFEETGATNRVAMFMTLANEPPVVKILTPRTALTLAEYLAFEKDMHVLAILIDMTNYCESLREISAAKEEVPGRGGYPGYMYTDLATIYERAGKVKGKKGSITQMPILTMPNDDMTHPIPDLTGYITEGQIVLDRSLYNKGIYPPINVLMSLSRLMKDGIGEGKTREDHKDLANQLFAAYAKAVDTRGLAAIIGEDSLSDIDRKYLLFGDAFERKFVNQGVNENRDIETTLDIGWEILSILPERELTNIKEAYIKKYHPAYRGKK from the coding sequence ATGGAAACTACCCTAAACGTAAGAGAATTTTCGAATATATCAATGATTAAAGGCCCACTAATGGTTGTTAAGGGAGTTACGGACGCAGGATACAATGAACTAGTAGAGATTGAAATGGAAAATGGAGAAAAAAGGAGAGGTATAGTAGTAGATAGTCAATTAGGTATGGCAGTTGTGCAAGTATTTGAAGGAACTACTGGAATATCTCCTACCGGTACTAACGTTAAGTTCTTAGGTAGAGGCTTAGAGGTTAAGATTTCTGACGAAATGCTTGGCAGAGTGTTCAACCCATTAGGTGAACCTTTAGATAATGGACCTCCAGTAATATCCGGTGAAAAAAGAGATATAAATGGTTCTGCAATAAATCCTGCAGTTAGGGATTATCCCGAGGAATTTATTCAAACAGGAATATCGGCTATTGATGGATTAAATTCTCTATTAAGAGGTCAAAAATTACCAATCTTTAGCGGCAGCGGATTACCTGCAAATATACTAGCAGCTCAAATAGCTAAGCAGGCTACAGTAAGAGGAGAAGAAAGTAATTTTGCGGTAGTTTTTGCAGCGATAGGAATAAGGTATGATGATGCATTATTCTTTAGGAAATTCTTCGAGGAAACTGGTGCAACAAATAGAGTAGCAATGTTCATGACTTTAGCTAATGAGCCTCCAGTAGTTAAGATATTAACTCCAAGGACTGCATTAACTTTAGCAGAATATTTAGCCTTTGAGAAGGACATGCATGTTCTTGCGATATTAATAGACATGACTAACTATTGTGAATCATTGAGAGAAATAAGTGCAGCTAAGGAAGAAGTGCCGGGTAGAGGAGGGTACCCAGGCTATATGTATACTGATTTAGCAACTATATATGAAAGGGCAGGAAAAGTGAAAGGCAAGAAAGGTTCCATTACCCAAATGCCAATATTAACCATGCCAAACGATGACATGACTCACCCTATTCCAGACTTAACTGGATACATAACTGAAGGTCAGATAGTATTGGATAGATCATTGTATAATAAGGGAATATATCCGCCAATCAATGTGTTAATGAGTTTATCTAGATTAATGAAAGATGGAATAGGAGAAGGAAAAACAAGGGAAGACCATAAAGACCTTGCTAACCAATTATTTGCAGCCTACGCAAAGGCTGTCGACACAAGAGGTCTTGCAGCAATAATTGGAGAAGATAGCTTGTCTGACATTGATAGAAAGTACTTATTATTTGGAGATGCATTTGAAAGGAAATTTGTTAATCAAGGAGTTAACGAGAATAGAGATATAGAGACTACTCTTGATATAGGTTGGGAGATTCTATCCATATTGCCAGAGAGAGAATTAACTAACATAAAAGAGGCTTACATCAAGAAATATCATCCTGCGTATCGTGGTAAGAAATGA
- a CDS encoding ATP synthase subunit A, whose product MVGKIVRVNGPLVVADNMRNSQMYEVVEVGELRLVGEITRIEGDRAYIQVYEDTSGLKPGEPVYNTGGLLSAELGPGLLGKIFDGLERPLSTIAEVTGSLFVNRGVKIPPLDRQKKWHFVPKVKKGDKVSPGDVLGVVQETSLIEHKILVPPDRHGEIKDIVPEGDYTVEDTIATLDMNGDQVSLKMMHKWPVRIPRPYKEKLEPSEPLLTGVRVLDTIFPLAKGGTAAIPGPFGSGKTVTLQSLAKWSSAKIVIYVGCGERGNELTDELRSFPTLKDPWTGKPLLERTILVANTSNMPVAARETSIYLGVTLGEYFRDQGYDTLVVADSTTRWAEALRDLGGRMEEMPAEEGFPSYLPSRLAEYYERAGRVITLGNPERVGSVTLASAVSPPGGDFTEPVTSNTLRFVRVFWPLDVSLAHARHFPAINWLQGFSAYVDLVGKWWITNVDPQWKEMREFMVKTLIRENELQQIVKLVGPESLAEKDKLVLEVARLIKEAFLKQNAFDDIDAFSSPQKQVRIMKLIYLYNTLASPLVEKGVPVKKIIDSIKVVSDIIRSKATIPNNALEKYDELEKTLRAQFEQLSKEVSG is encoded by the coding sequence ATGGTAGGTAAGATAGTTAGAGTAAACGGTCCACTAGTAGTTGCAGATAATATGAGAAATTCACAAATGTATGAGGTAGTTGAAGTAGGAGAATTAAGGCTTGTAGGTGAAATAACAAGAATAGAAGGAGACAGAGCCTACATTCAAGTTTACGAAGATACTAGTGGGCTTAAACCAGGTGAACCAGTCTATAATACTGGGGGTCTTTTATCAGCAGAGCTAGGTCCAGGCTTACTGGGAAAGATATTCGACGGATTAGAAAGGCCGTTAAGTACTATTGCTGAGGTCACTGGTTCACTTTTTGTCAATAGAGGCGTAAAAATACCTCCTTTAGATAGGCAAAAGAAATGGCATTTTGTTCCTAAAGTTAAGAAAGGTGATAAGGTTTCTCCTGGAGACGTATTGGGTGTTGTACAAGAAACTTCGTTGATTGAGCACAAAATATTAGTTCCTCCAGATCGTCATGGAGAAATAAAGGACATAGTTCCAGAAGGAGATTACACTGTGGAAGACACAATAGCTACACTTGATATGAACGGTGACCAAGTTTCATTAAAAATGATGCATAAATGGCCAGTAAGAATTCCTAGACCTTATAAAGAAAAATTAGAGCCTTCAGAGCCATTGCTAACTGGAGTAAGAGTATTAGATACAATATTTCCTTTAGCTAAAGGAGGAACAGCTGCAATTCCAGGGCCTTTCGGTTCTGGAAAGACGGTGACTTTACAAAGCTTAGCAAAATGGAGTTCAGCAAAGATAGTAATATATGTAGGTTGTGGCGAAAGAGGAAATGAGTTAACTGACGAACTAAGATCATTCCCAACGTTAAAAGATCCTTGGACCGGAAAGCCATTACTTGAAAGGACTATATTAGTCGCTAACACAAGCAATATGCCAGTAGCAGCAAGGGAAACTAGTATTTACCTAGGCGTAACACTTGGAGAATATTTTAGAGATCAAGGCTACGATACGTTAGTTGTAGCAGACTCTACTACTAGATGGGCGGAGGCATTAAGAGACCTAGGAGGTAGAATGGAAGAGATGCCTGCAGAAGAAGGATTCCCAAGCTATTTGCCTTCAAGATTAGCAGAATATTACGAAAGAGCAGGAAGAGTTATAACTTTAGGTAATCCAGAAAGAGTTGGTTCAGTTACGTTAGCTTCAGCAGTTTCTCCACCAGGAGGAGACTTCACTGAGCCAGTAACTAGCAATACTTTAAGGTTCGTTAGAGTATTCTGGCCGTTAGATGTCTCATTAGCCCACGCAAGACATTTCCCTGCAATTAACTGGTTACAAGGATTTTCAGCTTACGTTGATTTAGTAGGAAAGTGGTGGATTACGAACGTTGATCCGCAATGGAAGGAAATGAGAGAATTCATGGTAAAAACCTTGATAAGAGAAAACGAGTTACAGCAGATAGTTAAATTAGTTGGGCCAGAATCTCTCGCTGAGAAAGATAAGTTAGTTCTAGAAGTGGCCAGATTAATAAAGGAGGCATTCTTAAAGCAGAACGCATTTGATGATATCGATGCGTTCTCTTCCCCACAAAAGCAGGTTAGGATAATGAAGCTAATCTACTTATATAATACTCTCGCATCCCCATTAGTCGAAAAAGGAGTTCCAGTAAAGAAGATCATAGATAGTATAAAAGTAGTGTCTGACATAATTAGATCTAAGGCCACAATTCCAAATAACGCCCTCGAAAAATATGACGAGTTAGAAAAAACATTAAGGGCACAATTTGAACAGTTATCAAAGGAGGTGAGCGGGTAA